The following coding sequences are from one Ficedula albicollis isolate OC2 chromosome 14, FicAlb1.5, whole genome shotgun sequence window:
- the EARS2 gene encoding LOW QUALITY PROTEIN: probable glutamate--tRNA ligase, mitochondrial (The sequence of the model RefSeq protein was modified relative to this genomic sequence to represent the inferred CDS: deleted 2 bases in 1 codon) translates to MLDWAGIPPDESPGRGGPAGPYVQSLRLELYGQASAALLASGAAYRCFCSPPRPQRLELLRRDALRSQQTPRYDNRCRHLTPTEVAQKLSQGLDCVIRFRLEKGVEPFQDLVYGWNKHEVAEVEGDPVILKGDGFPTYHLANVVDDHYMGITHVLRGTEWLASTSKHLLLYKAFGWEPPQFGHLPLLLNKDGGKLSKRQGDIFLERFARDGFLPEALLDIVTNCGSGFTEKQMGRTLEELISQFEVGRITTHSALLDLEALPEFNRVHLSRHIENQGLRQKLIRELQGLVELVYGDQQVDPDVLENEYVERVLLLRKGHISLLKNLVSRDYSYLWVRPSVSRQQLQTISAEVDEIGKLVIGLMTRQAVAFTVEELNKGLRDLQKQTRDTKYSSMMQLLRLVLSGQQHGPSVAEMMVTLGAEEVCGRIHRALSS, encoded by the exons ATGTTGGACTGGGCAG GTATTCCCCCGGACGAGAGCCCCGGGCGCGGCGGCCCCGCCGGGCCCTACGTGCAGTCgctgaggctggagctgtaTGGCCAGGCCAGCGCAGCACTGCTGGCCAGCGGGGCTGCCTACCGCTGCTTCTGCAGCCCCCCGCGC CCCCAGCGCCTGGAGCTGCTCCGCAGGGACGCTCTGCGCAGCCAGCAGACCCCGCG ATACGACAACCGGTGTCGGCACCTGACACCCACAGAAGTGGCCCAGAAGCTATCCCAGGGCCTGGACTGCGTCATCCGCTTCCGCCTGGAGAAGGGGGTGGAACCCTTCCAGGACCTGGTCTATGGCTGGAACAAGCATGAGGTGGCTGAGGTGGAAggtgatcctgtgattctcaAGGGAGATGGCTTCCCCACGTACCACCTGGCCAACGTGGTGGATGACCACTACATGGGCATCACCCACGTCCTGCGCGGCACCGAGTGGCTGGCTTCCACTTCCAAGCACCTGCTTCTCTACAAAGCCTTTGGCTGGGAGCCCCCTCAGTTTGGCCACCTCCCGCTGCTGCTGAACAAGGACGGTGGCAAGCTGTCCAAGAGGCAGGGGGACATCTTCCTGGAGCGCTTTGCTCGGGATGGCTTCCTGCCAGAGGCCCTGCTGGACATTGTCACCAACTGCGGCTCGGGGTTCACAG AGAAGCAGATGGGGAGGACTTTGGAGGAGCTCATCTCCCAGTTTGAAGTAGGCAGAATTACAACCCATTCTGCTCTCCTGGACCTGGAGGCGCTCCCAGAATTCAACAG GGTTCACCTCAGCCGTCACATTGAGAACCAGGGGCTGCGCCAGAAGCTCATtagggagctgcaggggctggtggAGCTCGTGTATGGGGATCAGCAGGTGGATCCAGATGTTCTGGAAAATGAGTATGTGGAGCGAGTCCTCCTGCTGAGAAAA GGTCACATAAGCCTCCTGAAGAATCTGGTGTCGAGAGATTACTCTTACCTGTGGGTCAGGCCCTCAGTGTCCCGGCAGCAGCTACAAACAATTTCTGCAGAAGTAGATGAAATAGGAAAACTGGTCATAGG GCTCATGACAAGGCAGGCAGTTGCCTTCACTGTGGAGGAGTTGAACAAAGGCCTGAGAGATCTCCAGAAGCAAACCAGAGACACCAAGTACAGCAGCATGATGCAGCTCCTCCGCTTGGTGCTCAGTGGGCAGCAG CACGGCCCGAGTGTTGCTGAGATGATGGTGACTCTGGGAGCTGAGGAGGTGTGTGGCAGGATCCACAGAGCACTGTCCAGCTGA